In Rhizobium sp. N324, a single genomic region encodes these proteins:
- a CDS encoding DUF72 domain-containing protein: protein MTKSGTIRTGIGGWTFEPWRGHFFPDDLKQKDELNYASRQLKVIEVNGTYYSTQKPAVFAKWAADVPEGFIFSLKATRFVTNRRVLAEAGESMERFLSSGISELGDHLGPLLWQFAPTKKFDPDDFEAFLKLLPEKQDGLALRHVVEVRHDSFKVPEFVALLAKYGVAPVCAEHFEYPMIADVTADFVYARLQKGSDDITTCYPDKDLKAWADRLDTWAEGKVPDDLPLIDGERKVKAEPRDVFAFMIHEGKVNAPHGAIALQNLLQS from the coding sequence ATGACGAAATCCGGCACTATCCGCACCGGCATCGGCGGCTGGACCTTCGAGCCCTGGCGCGGGCATTTCTTTCCCGATGACCTGAAGCAAAAGGACGAGCTGAATTATGCCAGCCGCCAGCTGAAGGTCATCGAGGTCAACGGCACCTATTATAGCACCCAGAAACCGGCGGTCTTCGCCAAATGGGCAGCCGACGTGCCCGAGGGTTTCATCTTTTCGCTGAAGGCCACGCGGTTCGTCACCAACCGGCGGGTCCTTGCCGAAGCTGGTGAATCGATGGAGCGGTTCCTGTCATCTGGAATCAGCGAACTCGGCGATCATCTCGGGCCGCTGCTCTGGCAGTTCGCGCCGACGAAGAAGTTCGATCCGGACGATTTCGAGGCCTTCCTGAAGCTGCTGCCGGAAAAGCAGGACGGGCTGGCGCTTCGCCACGTGGTCGAGGTGCGCCACGATTCCTTCAAGGTGCCGGAGTTCGTGGCGTTGCTGGCGAAATACGGCGTGGCGCCTGTTTGCGCCGAACATTTCGAATATCCGATGATCGCCGACGTGACGGCCGATTTCGTCTATGCCAGGCTGCAGAAGGGATCGGACGACATAACGACCTGCTATCCCGACAAGGACTTGAAGGCCTGGGCGGACCGGCTCGACACCTGGGCCGAAGGCAAGGTTCCCGACGATCTGCCGTTGATCGACGGGGAACGCAAGGTCAAGGCCGAGCCGCGCGACGTCTTCGCCTTCATGATCCATGAGGGCAAGGTGAACGCGCCGCATGGGGCGATCGCCCTGCAGAATTTGCTCCAG